ggggagacGGCCTGGcatgccctccctcctccctccttcccgtcTTAACTCACAACTGTTCTTTAAAACTCAGCCCATAGCCCACCTGCTCCAGGAAGCCTCCAATGCCCAGGTTAGGGGATGCCCCTCTGCGGGGCTCCCTGGGGGCAGCCTGGCCTTGCTCAGGACACAGCACCACCTCTGTCTTGTCCCTTGTGACTGACCGTGAGCCCCTGTGGGAAGGGACCCTGGGAAGCCATGTCCTTGTCCCTGGATCCTGCACAGCCCGGAACAGGGAACGCGGACATGCTCCTTCCTTCCTCAAGGACACACTCGGTGGCTGTCATGAGATCACGATTTCGCAGCGTGGAGTGGCGggcaagatcccacattctgcagacctggttcaaatccaggctctcccaccccctgcccagatGCCTTGGGCAAGGGTCTTCATCTCCTTCAGCCTCGCTGTGGCCCCTCCTGGGTCAAAGTGAGACCATCTGAATTACATGCTCAGCATATACATTATTATCGTGAACACCTGTCACGTTTCCCTCAGTTGTGGGAGtcgggggagggggcagctgctGCCTCCCCGTCTTCTCTCCGCATCCCACAGGAAGTCCTTGGGGACCCCCGGTTGGACACCTCTGGATTCTTCTCCCAGGCTGCAGAGTGGGATGGTGCCCACTCCTTTGAGACCAGAGTCCTCAATGGAAATTTCCAAGCggcttttatttaataaaaagcgAAAGATGACTTCTATGCAATAAAATACCACCTCAAGCCCATCAAGCACCAATGATGAATTTATATGGAGGAGGGTTGGACTTACTTATAATGAAGTGTCGATTGCCAGTCTCGTCAGGCTGAAACATCTGGTTTAGAGCCCATTTGTCAGATGGGGAAAACATGGGTGGTGGAAAGTGCATGGGCTCTGGGTTGTCAGCGCCCTGGGTTTGAGTTCTAGCTCGGAATTCAGCTGTTTAGCCTTGGGTTGCAATGTAATCACTAATATTTATCGAGGGTTAACTGTGTGCCAGCACTGAGCCAAATGCTCCAAATTCCTGATTGCCTGTCATTCTTACATCCTTTCTGTGAAGTAGTgagtattcccattttactgatgaggaaaccgaggctcagagaggagaaaTCATGTGTCCAAAGCCACAGAGCTGGCAGGTGGCCAAGGTTGGGTGTGAACAATGCATGAGACCACCTCCTCCAAGACCTCCCAAGCTTGCGAACTCTCCAATCTTTGTTCCTTCTTccataaattgggaaaataccCAACAAAGTTGTTATGGGGATTGTATGAAGTACCAGTTCAGCTGTCTGGCAGTCTGGCATAGAGTAGATGCTCAGGGAATGTATTTGTGTCTGTCTCATTGGACCGTTGTGACACCAGGGCCCGATTCTTGGTACCAAAGGGCCCAGAGGATGCCCGGTGAGAAGGAtgcttctctctgagcctcagtttccgcaGCTCCAAAACAAGAGTAGTATCACCCGCCTGGAAGAACCTCTGGGAAGATTTAATGTGATGAGGGAATTAtagttcttggcacatagtaggtgctctggGCAGTTCCTCTTCTTGTCTCCTGTGTCCCCCAACACTGCCTGAAATGGTGATTTCTGGGTCCTGCCCTGGCAGTGGATTTGTATCGAGCCATCCATACTCTCTCCCCTGGACCTTCCCCTGCACCCACCCCTGAATCGGGCTCTCATCTCTGGatgtgctggggtgggggggtcggTGGAGATGGGGGTTGGGATGAAGGGTTCAGCTGTTGATCTGGGTTCAGGGGGCTCCACCACCTTCCAGCTGGGTAACCTCGGGCACAtcacttagcttctctgagcctctgcttcctcctctggaAAGTGGGAGTAACAGCGATACATTCAACCTCTGGCTCTGGGTCCTCCCAAACCTCTGGTTCTTAGATCCAGCACCAACTGCTGTTCCTCATTCTTCCCTGCAGGTGTTTCCAGCTGTGTTTGGGGACTGATTGGCCAAGGACCCACATTGGAGAGCTTTGGACATCGTAACAGTGAACGGTAAGGGACACGGGATCTGAACTCATCTCTCCAAAGGGCATCAGTGGGGGACGAGGACGAGGTGGGTGCACTGTCAGTGCAGCTGTCCCTGGGTTTTGGAAATATGGTCGGAACCAAGTTCACAGCACTACGCACCTCTCCTTTGTTGCGATTTTTCCATGATTTGAGGAGTTTTTTGATGAATATCTgtctcccactagactgtaagggaaaggggagggtgccAGAGAGGCAGCAAAAACATGGTGGTCCAGAGGGACCATAGACTCTGAAGCTGGGGCCtgactcctggctctgcctcttcccagctgtatgactttgggcacGTGACTTaagctctctatgcctcagtttcctcatctgtaaaatggggtttgtAACAGCCTCATTGAGTTATTATGAGGATGAAAAGAGTTTACATACATCAACCCTTTAGAATAGTACCCGATATATAGGAGGTGCCTGAGAGGTGTTAGTCAAGTAAATAAAGTAGCAAAGCCACCCAACTGGCCTTGCTCACAGCCAGGGAGGACACTGTCAGTCGTGCTGGCAGTGGTCAACCTCTTAAAGCCAGTTCTAATCAAAGTTCCCCTAATGACCCCTGCCTCCACTTGCAGAGCATGGAGGATGAGGATAACAATACCTCCCTCACCTACGAGTacgtgtactctgatgatttcgACCCCATCGTGGTTTTGGAGGAGTTATCTCCCCTGGAAGGCAGGGTGGTCAGGATCTTCCTGGTGGTGGTCTACAGCATCATCTGTTTCCTCGGGATCCTGGGCAATGGCTTGGTGATCATCATTGCCACCTGCAAGATGAAGAAGACGGTGAACACCGTCTGGTTCCTCAACCTGGCCGTTGCGGATTTCCTGTTCAACGTCTTCCTCCCAGTCCACATCACCTACGCCGCCATGGACTACCACTGGGTGTTCGGGACAGCCATGTGCAAGATCAGCAACTTCCTGCTCATCCACAACATGTACACCAGCGTCTTCCTGCTGACTGTCATCAGCTTTGACCGCTGCATCTCCGTGCTCCTCCCCGTCTGGTCCCAGAACCACCGCAGCGTCCGGCTGGCTTACATGGCCTGCATGATCATCTGGGTCCTGGCTTTCTTCCTGAGTTCCCCATCCCTCGTCTTCCGGGACACAGCCCATCTGCACGGGAAGATATCCTGCTTTAACAACTTCAGCCTGTCCGCCACCAGCTCTTCCTCGTGGCCCACTCATCCCCAGGCGGACCCTGTGGGCTTTGGCCGGCACATGGCGGTGACCATCACCCGCTTCCTCTGCGGCTTCCTGATGCCGGTGCTCATCATCACCGCCTGCTACTTCACCATCGTCTACAAGCTGCGGCGCAACCGCCTGGCCAAGACCAAGAAGCCCTTCAAGATCATCGTgaccatcatcatcaccttctTCCTCTGCTGGTGCCCCTACCACACGCTGTACCTTCTGGAGCTCCATCACAGCGCCATGCCTGGCTCCGTCTTCAGCCTGGGTGTGCCCCTGGCCACTGCCATCGCCATTGCCAACAGCTGCATGAATCCCATTCTGTACGTCTTCGTGGGTCAGGACTTCAAGAAGTTCAAGGTGGCCCTCTTCTCCCGTCTGGTCAATGCTCTGAGTGAGGACACAGGCCATTCCTCCTATCCCAGCCACAGAAGTTTCACCAAGATGTCATCCATGAACGAGAGGGAGACCAGCATGCTCTGAGCCTCGCCTGGAacaccgcccgcccccccccTCCGTGGATACTCCCAACCTTGGAGGCTCAAAGCTATGCCTTCTCGAGACCACGGCAAGAACATTTTGGGCACTCACAGATGCCCGCTGTATTTTGCATGGGGCTGAACTGTGTTTTGAACTGGGAATCCAGGGCTCAGAACTCCTTTCTTCCAGGGGCACGGCGGACAGAGCATGCCATGG
The sequence above is a segment of the Eschrichtius robustus isolate mEscRob2 chromosome 14, mEscRob2.pri, whole genome shotgun sequence genome. Coding sequences within it:
- the CMKLR1 gene encoding chemerin-like receptor 1 encodes the protein MEDEDNNTSLTYEYVYSDDFDPIVVLEELSPLEGRVVRIFLVVVYSIICFLGILGNGLVIIIATCKMKKTVNTVWFLNLAVADFLFNVFLPVHITYAAMDYHWVFGTAMCKISNFLLIHNMYTSVFLLTVISFDRCISVLLPVWSQNHRSVRLAYMACMIIWVLAFFLSSPSLVFRDTAHLHGKISCFNNFSLSATSSSSWPTHPQADPVGFGRHMAVTITRFLCGFLMPVLIITACYFTIVYKLRRNRLAKTKKPFKIIVTIIITFFLCWCPYHTLYLLELHHSAMPGSVFSLGVPLATAIAIANSCMNPILYVFVGQDFKKFKVALFSRLVNALSEDTGHSSYPSHRSFTKMSSMNERETSML